The Rissa tridactyla isolate bRisTri1 chromosome 6, bRisTri1.patW.cur.20221130, whole genome shotgun sequence genome includes a region encoding these proteins:
- the SUCNR1 gene encoding succinate receptor 1 isoform X1, with the protein MAVNETDGCLLMNRALEKYYLSTMYSLVFIFGFIGNAVAVFGYIFCLKNWKSGNVYLFNLSLSDLLFLCTLPILVNSYSRDQWAKESILCHSNRFLLHANLYSSILFLTVISVDRYMLIKYPFREHFLQKRKTAIIISVAIWFGVILELLPLMYFLEPITPDNNYKCLDYASSGDPAENLIYSMFLTVFGFLIPLVIMCCFYVKMVLFLKNRNEQVSSLLTLEKPLTLVILTVVIFSLLFTPYHVMRNVRLASRIPSLNVSVCTQGIINIIYIITRPIAFLNSAINPVFYFLMGDHFREMLVAKLRQLLSRVTTTSK; encoded by the exons atg GCTGTGAACGAGACAGATGGCTGTTTGTTGATGAACAGAGCCCtagaaaaatattatctttcCACCATGTACAGCCTTGTGTTCATTTTTGGCTTCATTGGAAATGCTGTTGCTGTGTTTGGCtatattttctgcctgaaaaactggaaaagtggCAACGTCTACCTGTTCAATTTATCATTATCagatttattatttctgtgtacTCTTCCAATACTCGTGAACAGCTACTCCAGAGATCAATGGGCAAAGGAGAGCATCTTGTGTCATAGCAACAGATTCCTGTTGCATGCAAACCTGTATAGCAGCATCCTTTTCCTCACCGTTATCAGTGTTGACCGATACATGCTTATAAAATATCCTTTCAGAGAACATTTTCTACAGAAGAGGAAAACGGCCATTATCATCTCTGTGGCCATATGGTTTGGGGTGATACTGGAACTGCTGCCCTTGATGTATTTCCTGGAGCCTATAACGCCTGACAATAATTACAAGTGTCTTGATTACGCGAGCTCTGGAGACCCTGCGGAAAACCTCATCTATAGCATGTTTCTGACGGTCTTTGGGTTCCTAATCCCTCTCGTGATCATGTGCTGTTTCTATGTAAAGATggttcttttccttaaaaataggAATGAGCAAGTCAGTTCTCTCCTGACACTTGAAAAACCCCTTACTTTAGTCATCCTCACAGTGGTTATCTTCTCATTGCTCTTCACTCCCTATCACGTAATGCGCAATGTCCGACTGGCTTCCCGAATACCATCCTTGAACGTGTCTGTGTGCACGCAGGGCATCATCAACATCATTTACATCATCACGAGACCCATTGCATTTTTGAATAGTGCCATTAAtcctgttttttatttcttaatgggTGACCACTTCAGAGAGATGCTGGTGGCAAAATTAAGGCAGCTCTTGAGCAGGGTGACAACCACCAGCAAATGA
- the SUCNR1 gene encoding succinate receptor 1 isoform X2 yields the protein MNRALEKYYLSTMYSLVFIFGFIGNAVAVFGYIFCLKNWKSGNVYLFNLSLSDLLFLCTLPILVNSYSRDQWAKESILCHSNRFLLHANLYSSILFLTVISVDRYMLIKYPFREHFLQKRKTAIIISVAIWFGVILELLPLMYFLEPITPDNNYKCLDYASSGDPAENLIYSMFLTVFGFLIPLVIMCCFYVKMVLFLKNRNEQVSSLLTLEKPLTLVILTVVIFSLLFTPYHVMRNVRLASRIPSLNVSVCTQGIINIIYIITRPIAFLNSAINPVFYFLMGDHFREMLVAKLRQLLSRVTTTSK from the coding sequence ATGAACAGAGCCCtagaaaaatattatctttcCACCATGTACAGCCTTGTGTTCATTTTTGGCTTCATTGGAAATGCTGTTGCTGTGTTTGGCtatattttctgcctgaaaaactggaaaagtggCAACGTCTACCTGTTCAATTTATCATTATCagatttattatttctgtgtacTCTTCCAATACTCGTGAACAGCTACTCCAGAGATCAATGGGCAAAGGAGAGCATCTTGTGTCATAGCAACAGATTCCTGTTGCATGCAAACCTGTATAGCAGCATCCTTTTCCTCACCGTTATCAGTGTTGACCGATACATGCTTATAAAATATCCTTTCAGAGAACATTTTCTACAGAAGAGGAAAACGGCCATTATCATCTCTGTGGCCATATGGTTTGGGGTGATACTGGAACTGCTGCCCTTGATGTATTTCCTGGAGCCTATAACGCCTGACAATAATTACAAGTGTCTTGATTACGCGAGCTCTGGAGACCCTGCGGAAAACCTCATCTATAGCATGTTTCTGACGGTCTTTGGGTTCCTAATCCCTCTCGTGATCATGTGCTGTTTCTATGTAAAGATggttcttttccttaaaaataggAATGAGCAAGTCAGTTCTCTCCTGACACTTGAAAAACCCCTTACTTTAGTCATCCTCACAGTGGTTATCTTCTCATTGCTCTTCACTCCCTATCACGTAATGCGCAATGTCCGACTGGCTTCCCGAATACCATCCTTGAACGTGTCTGTGTGCACGCAGGGCATCATCAACATCATTTACATCATCACGAGACCCATTGCATTTTTGAATAGTGCCATTAAtcctgttttttatttcttaatgggTGACCACTTCAGAGAGATGCTGGTGGCAAAATTAAGGCAGCTCTTGAGCAGGGTGACAACCACCAGCAAATGA
- the AADAC gene encoding arylacetamide deacetylase: MGAKLLCLFLASALIAYYIYTPIPEDVEEPWKVMLITASFRAMGHLAEVADRLGMMHYMDALMLLTAAEYVAPTSDENITVTDTEFSNVAVRLYLPRRASDGLRRAVIYFHGGGWCVGDAGMKSYDHLTRWTSNMLNAVVVSVNYRLAPKYRFPVQFEDVYSVTKFFLQSSVLSQYGVDPDRICVAGDSAGGNLAAAVAQQLLKDSEVKTKLKVQALVYPALQTLDLNLPSYQENEYKPILPKLLMVKFWSEYFTSDSSLREAMASNRHVPVESSHLFHFVNWSNLLPEELKKDCVYTSPTYGSSELAQKYPGFLDTRAAPLLASDAQLRGLPLTYILTCEHDVLRDDGVMYAERLRAAGVSVTHDHAKDAFHGAMMFVSSPAELAVGHRLLKRYIEWLNDNL; this comes from the exons ATGGGAGCCAAGCTGCTGTGCCTCTTCCTCGCCTCTGCCCTCATCGCTTACTACATCTACACTCCAATCCCCGAGGATGTTGAGGAGCCCTGGAAAGTGATGCTAATCACGGCTAGCTTCAGGGCTATGGGGCATCTG GCTGAGGTTGCTGATCGGCTGGGGATGATGCACTATATGGATGCCCTGATGCTGCTCACAGCTGCCGAGTATGTCGCACCCACATCTGATGAAAACATCACTGTGACAGACACAGAGTTCAGCAATGTTGCCGTCCGGCTGTACCTGCCCAGAAGGGCATCTGATGGGCTGAGAAGGGCAGTGATCTACTTCCATGGTGGAGGATGGTGTGTAGGAGATGCAG GCATGAAATCCTATGATCATCTGACAAGGTGGACTTCAAATATGTTAAATGCTGTCGTGGTATCAGTCAA TTACAGGTTGGCACCTAAATACCGTTTTCCAGTTCAATTTGAAGATGTGTATTCAGTAACGAAGTTTTTCCTCCAGAGCAGCGTCCTCTCCCAGTATGGGGTAGACCCAGATCGGATCTGTGTAGCAGGAGACAGTGCAGGTGGCAACTTAGCTGCAGCTGTGGcacaacag CTGTTAAAGGATTCTGAAGTTAAAACTAAACTCAAAGTCCAGGCTTTGGTTTACCCTGCTCTTCAAACCCTTGACCTGAATTTGCCATCTTACCAAGAAAATGAATACAAGCCCATTTTACCCAAGTTGCTTATGGTCAAGTTCTGGAGTGAATATTTCACTTCCGATTCATCTCTCAGGGAGGCAATGGCTTCCAACAGGCACGTCCCAGTTGAATCGAGCCACTTATTTCACTTTGTAAACTGGAGCAATTTGCTGcctgaagaactgaagaaagaTTGTGTTTATACCAGTCCCACCTACGGAAGCTCCGAGCTCGCTCAGAAGTACCCGGGGTTTCTGGATACCCGGGCGGCCCCGCTGCTGGCGAGCGATGCCCAGCTCCGCGGGCTGCCCCTCACCTACATCCTCACCTGCGAGCATGACGTCTTACGGGATGATGGAGTCATGTATGCTGAGCGTCTCCGGGCAGCGGGCGTTTCTGTCACGCATGATCATGCCAAGGACGCCTTTCATGGGGCGATGATGTTTGTCTCGAGTCCAGCTGAGTTAGCTGTAGGGCACCGGCTGCTGAAGAGATATATTGAGTGGTTAAATGACAATCTATGA